In a genomic window of Thermodesulfobacteriota bacterium:
- a CDS encoding carboxypeptidase-like regulatory domain-containing protein — translation MVKLLSRHSILLIILVMASFMSYGFWGCDSGGGGGGGNKTRINGTVLEVVTGSVSDIKVTVFNSNDKKIDSTRTNQLGQFTLRFKPNADTVKIEFEGSNFTLSRFIAVTRDSDVIFNVTLIVSPGEIIVNDWTVFQDPIRGDGTDEFSFDSLEADFEIDGDGNTCIRSHGESLVEITARSITLSDCNIGIDTQGSGFVLLEADFDITISANKDAIKTSNESFVRVTQTVSPIDNNIFITSLRENGIKAAGSSEVEIDPQNDCSISGAKSAINQSGSSVVDPDGCTLVDG, via the coding sequence ATGGTTAAATTACTGAGCAGGCATTCGATCTTATTAATAATACTAGTTATGGCCTCATTCATGTCGTACGGTTTTTGGGGATGCGACAGCGGGGGCGGCGGGGGCGGCGGCAACAAGACCAGGATCAACGGAACGGTGCTCGAGGTCGTAACCGGCTCGGTATCAGACATAAAGGTCACCGTCTTTAACAGTAATGATAAAAAGATTGACTCAACAAGAACCAACCAGCTTGGTCAATTCACTCTCAGATTCAAGCCCAACGCGGATACAGTAAAAATAGAGTTCGAAGGGTCCAATTTCACGCTTTCCAGGTTCATCGCCGTTACACGGGACAGCGATGTGATATTCAACGTGACGCTGATAGTATCGCCCGGGGAGATCATTGTCAACGACTGGACAGTATTTCAGGACCCGATACGCGGCGATGGCACGGACGAGTTTTCATTCGACTCCCTCGAAGCCGACTTCGAGATAGACGGGGACGGGAACACCTGCATCAGGTCCCACGGGGAAAGCCTCGTCGAGATAACGGCGAGGAGCATAACACTCAGCGACTGCAATATAGGAATAGATACACAGGGCTCGGGATTCGTCCTTCTCGAAGCCGATTTCGATATTACCATTAGCGCCAACAAGGACGCCATAAAGACGAGCAACGAATCGTTCGTCAGGGTCACACAGACCGTCTCGCCGATAGATAACAACATATTTATCACGTCTCTCAGGGAAAACGGAATAAAGGCAGCAGGCTCATCCGAGGTCGAAATCGATCCCCAGAACGACTGCTCTATAAGCGGCGCGAAGTCGGCGATAAACCAGTCGGGCTCATCCGTGGTCGATCCCGACGGATGTACGCTCGTCGACGGATGA
- the argC gene encoding N-acetyl-gamma-glutamyl-phosphate reductase has translation MSIKAGVLGATGYTGAELLRLLSVHPGVSLEWLTSEKFAGKKIYEVFPHLRGFSDLECRSVAGLKDLGKVDVAFSCLPHGSSMHFTARLLDTGVRVIDFSADFRFREPSVYEKLYGGVHKFKDLLEGAVYGIPELFRDKITNANLVANPGCFAAGVILGLYPLLSENLVDTGSIVADAKAGASGGGRAPSLPHHFPESNENVRVNLSASETQGPEMEDILSLLSRRKVGISFMSHTLSINRGILTTIYSRLRDDATPGYISDIYERYYGGEPFIRIYAGETLPEVKDVRSSNVCAIGFRVKGDRLITVTALDNLVKGASGQAVQNMNLMFGFEETESLRAAGIYP, from the coding sequence ATGAGCATAAAGGCGGGGGTACTCGGGGCTACGGGTTATACAGGGGCCGAGCTCCTGAGACTCCTCTCTGTCCACCCAGGAGTAAGCCTCGAATGGCTTACGTCCGAGAAGTTCGCGGGTAAGAAGATATACGAGGTCTTCCCCCATCTCAGGGGTTTCTCGGACCTCGAGTGCAGGAGTGTGGCGGGACTGAAAGACCTGGGTAAGGTGGACGTGGCCTTCTCCTGCCTCCCTCACGGCTCATCCATGCACTTTACGGCGAGGCTCCTCGATACGGGCGTGCGCGTCATAGATTTCAGCGCGGATTTCAGGTTCAGAGAACCGTCCGTTTATGAGAAGCTCTATGGAGGCGTTCATAAATTCAAGGATTTGCTTGAGGGAGCGGTCTACGGGATCCCGGAACTCTTCAGGGACAAGATCACGAACGCGAATCTCGTGGCGAACCCCGGATGCTTCGCCGCGGGGGTCATACTAGGGTTGTATCCGCTTCTATCGGAAAACCTCGTTGACACAGGCTCGATAGTGGCCGACGCCAAGGCGGGGGCTTCAGGCGGGGGACGCGCCCCGTCGCTTCCTCACCATTTCCCGGAATCGAACGAGAACGTAAGGGTCAATCTGTCCGCATCCGAGACCCAGGGGCCGGAAATGGAAGATATTCTCTCGCTTCTCTCACGGAGAAAGGTCGGAATCAGCTTCATGTCCCATACTCTCTCGATCAACAGGGGCATACTGACGACGATCTACTCACGGCTCAGGGATGATGCCACGCCCGGATATATCTCGGATATCTACGAGAGATATTACGGCGGCGAGCCCTTTATCAGGATATATGCCGGGGAGACGTTGCCCGAGGTCAAGGACGTGAGGTCTTCCAACGTTTGCGCGATCGGCTTCCGTGTGAAGGGAGACAGGCTTATTACGGTCACGGCTCTCGACAATCTCGTCAAGGGGGCATCGGGGCAAGCAGTGCAGAACATGAACTTAATGTTCGGTTTTGAGGAAACTGAATCATTACGCGCTGCCGGAATCTATCCGTAG
- a CDS encoding transporter, which translates to MKANAAITIIAMLCLLSVLSFSNETAAQLWDSDRPDANAPAGVMDDHVHRAGHWMLSYRFMYMSMEGLRNGTHKVSNREALEKYMMIPTKMDEQMHMFGIMYAPTDSINVMAMIPYVRKSMTHVNRMGEHSSVTNDGLGDVSITTIFKIFDAHRQRVQLNAGLSFPTGSIDERGSYDMQLGSGTLDLIPGITYLGQYGRFSWGAQASGVIRIAENKKDYALGDRLDATAWGAWDWFNWISTSARADWQSWGNVNGANPALNPEMMPCADPDLQGGDRLDLLLGVNFYVLEGPAFIKGQRLFAEFGLPVYQNLDGPQLETDWVLWLGWQYGWSFGGKHHGHKGHH; encoded by the coding sequence ATGAAAGCCAATGCAGCAATCACAATAATAGCAATGCTGTGTCTGTTATCGGTTTTATCATTTTCGAACGAGACGGCTGCTCAGCTCTGGGACTCCGACCGGCCCGACGCGAACGCTCCGGCCGGGGTCATGGACGACCACGTCCACAGGGCGGGGCACTGGATGCTGAGTTACAGGTTCATGTATATGAGCATGGAGGGGTTGAGAAACGGAACGCATAAAGTGAGCAACCGGGAGGCGCTCGAGAAATACATGATGATCCCGACGAAGATGGACGAACAGATGCACATGTTCGGGATCATGTACGCGCCGACGGACTCGATAAACGTAATGGCCATGATACCCTACGTCAGGAAATCGATGACCCACGTAAACCGGATGGGGGAGCACTCAAGCGTAACCAACGACGGGCTGGGCGACGTGTCGATAACCACCATATTCAAAATATTCGACGCGCACAGGCAGAGGGTCCAGCTTAATGCCGGACTGAGCTTTCCGACAGGATCTATAGATGAAAGGGGCTCCTACGATATGCAGCTGGGCTCGGGGACGTTAGACCTGATTCCGGGGATCACTTATCTCGGCCAATACGGGAGGTTCTCCTGGGGAGCGCAGGCGAGCGGGGTAATCAGGATCGCCGAGAACAAAAAGGATTATGCGCTCGGGGACAGGCTCGACGCGACTGCATGGGGGGCGTGGGACTGGTTTAACTGGATAAGCACCTCGGCGAGGGCGGACTGGCAGTCGTGGGGGAACGTAAACGGCGCGAACCCCGCTCTCAACCCTGAAATGATGCCATGCGCAGACCCCGATCTCCAGGGAGGAGACAGGCTCGACCTGCTGCTCGGCGTCAACTTCTACGTGCTGGAGGGACCTGCGTTCATAAAAGGGCAGAGGCTCTTCGCCGAATTCGGCCTCCCGGTCTATCAGAACCTCGACGGGCCGCAGTTAGAGACGGATTGGGTGCTGTGGCTCGGGTGGCAGTACGGCTGGTCCTTCGGAGGAAAGCACCACGGGCACAAGGGACACCATTGA